A window of Argopecten irradians isolate NY chromosome 14, Ai_NY, whole genome shotgun sequence contains these coding sequences:
- the LOC138307701 gene encoding mannose-P-dolichol utilization defect 1 protein-like, protein MSILYSETTLKAIGYDETPEFCYKEILQRRPSMQGSCWFILFTKALGYFLIASATISQIPQIFKILRRRNASGVSFVSMLLMLEASSSSVAYSLSKEYPINSWGENLVFMLQNVILVCLVLRYNKRPLASLSFMIFYIVVMIVLILPVIPSDVILFINIIGLPAASASRIIQIYTNHKNKSSGQLSATSTFLCIFQSCGRLTTSIVLTKDWIMVLTFLQVIILNIVLTCQVLYYRRSNKSK, encoded by the exons ATGAGCATCCTTTACAGCGAAACAACACTTAAAGCCATAGGATATGATGAGACCCCCGAATTTTGCTACAAGGAAATTCTACAACGTCGTCCATCAATGCAAG GTTCCTGCTGGTTCATTCTGTTTACGAAGGCGTTGGGATACTTTCTGATAGCCAGTGCTACGATAA GTCAAATTcctcaaatatttaaaatactgCGCCGGAGGAATGCTTCTGGAGTGAGTTTCGTCAGTATGCTGCTGATGCTGGAGGCGTCTTCGTCAAGTGTAGCTTACTCTCTCTCCAAAGAATACCCAATCAA TTCCTGGGGAGAAAATCTAGTGTTTATGCTTCAGAATGTGATTTTGGTGTGTCTCGTCCTTCGTTACAACAAACGCCCCCTAGCGTCACTTTCCTTCATGATTTTCTACATTGTTGTGATGATTGTCCTCATTCTTCCAGTCATCcctagtgacgtcattttattcaTCAATATCATTGGTCTTCCAGCTGCGAGTGCTAGTCGG ATAATACAGATTTACACCAACCACAAAAACAAAAGTTCGGGTCAGTTATCAGCGACATCGACATTTCTGTGTATATTTCAAAGTTGTGGTCGACTAACGACGTCGATAGTATTAACAAAGGACTGGATAATGGTCCTGACATTCTTACAAGTAATAATACTAAACATTGTCCTCACGTGCCAGGTGTTGTACTATAGGCGGAGTAACAAGTCAAAGTAA
- the LOC138307669 gene encoding amine oxidase [flavin-containing]-like — MADKRRDVIVIGAGLSGLAAAKLLQEQGLDVVVIEARDRVGGRTYTKHNDVINYVDVGGAYVGPTQNHLLRMADEFGVKTYLTNEVEDLVIYRKGSSRRFKSSFPPMGGFIAHLDLLHVFRVIDEMGSEIPEAAPWNAPHAEKWDNMTVQEFLNKYAWTNAVKRFTTGFVNLNVTSEPYECSLLWFLWYVRQCGGTHRIFSTSNGGQERKFVGGSQQISKHIAKKLGKDRVLLSKPVCQIQQDKNTVKVFDTQGNKYQASYVISAVPLPLQSKMTFDPPLPALRNQMIQRVPMGSVIKTFTYYSKPFWRERGYCGSAMIDDEESIINYTLDDVKPEGGKPALMSFVLADKARKLSYLSADERKRRICEMYSKVFQTDEALHPVHYEEYNWLAEQWSGGCYTVMMPPGFLTKFGQEMRRPFDKIYFAGTETATAWSGYMDGAIQAGERSAREILHRLGKIREDQIWTTEPEHKKILPRPFETSFWERNSPSVGGFLAFMGLVSIGATVGVGAYIYSKHLKG; from the exons ATGGCTGACAAAAGACGGGACGTTATCGTGATTGGAGCCGGGTTGAGTG GTCTTGCGGCAGCCAAACTTCTACAGGAGCAGGGACTGGACGTAGTGGTAATAGAAGCCAGAGATCGTGTTGGGGGTCGAACCTATACAAAGCAC aatgacgtcattaattACGTAGATGTGGGCGGAGCCTATGTTGGCCCCACCCAGAACCATCTGTTACGTATGGCTGATGAGTTTGGCGTTAAAACCTATCTTACCAATGAAGTGGAGGACCTGGTTATCTACAGAAAG gGAAGCAGCAGACGATTCAAGAGCTCATTCCCGCCAATGGGAGGATTCATTGCCCATTTGGATCTCCTCCATGTTTTCCGTGTGATAGATGAGATGGGAAGCGAG ATACCCGAAGCGGCACCCTGGAATGCTCCACACGCTGAGAAATGGGATAATATGACAGTTCAAGAATTCCTTAACAAATACGCATGGACAAA CGCCGTGAAAAGATTCACAACCGGTTTCGTAAATTTGAACGTGACGTCAGAACCATATGAGTGTTCGTTGCTATGGTTTCTCTGGTACGTCCGACAATGTGGCGGCACACACCGAATATTTTCAACATCTAATGGCGGACAG GAGAGGAAATTTGTTGGTGGATCACAACAAATCAGTAAACATATAGCCAAGAAACTGGGAAAAG ACAGAGTTTTACTGTCAAAACCAGTTTGCCAGATACAACAAGACAAAAACACAGTGAAGGTCTTCGACACACAGGGTAACAAATATCAG GCTAGCTATGTGATAAGTGCCGTGCCCCTACCACTACAGAGTAAAATGACCTTTGACCCTCCACTTCCGGCCCTTCGTAACCAGATGATACAGAGGGTCCCCATGGGATCTGTCATCAAAACCTTCACCTACTACTCCAAACCTTTCTGGCGGGAGCGAG GCTACTGCGGCTCAGCTATGATCGATGATGAAGAGTCCATAATTAACTATACACTTGATGACGTCAAACCGGAAGGCGGAAAACCTGCATTAATGtc ATTTGTTCTCGCTGATAAAGCCAGAAAACTGTCTTACCTGTCAGCTGATGAGAGGAAGCGCAGAATTTGTGAAATGTACTCGAAAGTATTCCAAACAGACGAGGCGCTTcat CCTGTCCACTACGAGGAATACAATTGGTTAGCTGAACAATGGTCAGGGGGCTGTTATACTGTTATGATGCCACCAGGATTCCTCACCAAGTTTGGCCA GGAAATGCGTCGACCATTTGATAAAATCTATTTTGCTGGGACCGAAACTGCTACTGCTTGGTCTGGTTACATGGACGGCGCTATACAGGCTGGAGAACGATCTGCAAGAGAG ATTCTACACAGATTGGGCAAAATACGTGAGGACCAAATTTGGACTACTGAGCCAGAACACAAG AAAATACTGCCCAGACCGTTCGAGACGTCATTTTGGGAGCGGAATTCGCCCAGTGTTGGAGGCTTTCTGGCGTTCATGGGTCTGGTGTCTATCGGGGCAACAGTCGGAGTAGGAGCGTACATATACTCTAAACACTTAAAGGGataa